The following proteins are co-located in the Desulfobulbaceae bacterium genome:
- a CDS encoding CTP synthase — translation MKSPTHKIKTKFIFITGGVLSSLGKGLAAASIGALLESRGLKITFQKLDPYINVDPGTMNPFQHGEVYVTDDGAETDLDLGHYERFSSAVLGKNNNYTSGRIYHSVITKERRGEYHGGTVQVIPHITDEIKSAILQLDGSVDVAIIEIGGTIGDIEGQPFLEAIRQFRINHGRENALFIHVTWVPYIKTAGEVKTKPTQHSVKELRAIGIQPDILLCRTESQLSKDIKAKIALFCNVDASDVITAQDVDSIYEVPIRFRQEGLDEKILKHLNIWTGAPRLDNWEQLLDKIKNPTHQITIGIIGKYVDLTESYKSLHEALVHGGVANDTRVNLRYVSAEELEQRKAEDLLEGLDGILVPGGFGKRGVEGKINAITYARINKIPFFGICLGMQLAVIEFARNLAGMADATSNEFSQDTKHPVIYLMKEWFDYRNDTIQVRDETSDMGGTLRLGAYPCRMQEGTFARKAYGVEAISERHRHRFEFNNDFREQLVTTGLIISGTSPDDTLVEIVEIADHPWFLGCQFHPEFKSSPMNPHPLFRDFIKAALEKHQNT, via the coding sequence ATGAAATCACCCACACACAAAATCAAGACTAAATTCATCTTTATCACTGGGGGGGTCCTCTCCTCACTTGGCAAGGGCTTGGCTGCCGCCTCTATTGGCGCGCTGCTTGAAAGCCGCGGGCTCAAGATCACCTTCCAGAAACTTGATCCGTATATCAATGTCGACCCCGGCACCATGAACCCATTTCAGCATGGTGAGGTCTATGTCACCGATGATGGGGCCGAAACCGACCTCGACCTGGGCCACTATGAACGATTCTCCTCCGCAGTATTGGGAAAGAACAACAATTACACCTCAGGCCGGATCTATCACTCAGTAATCACCAAGGAACGCCGCGGGGAGTATCATGGGGGGACGGTCCAGGTCATCCCCCACATCACGGATGAAATCAAAAGCGCCATTCTCCAGCTTGACGGCTCAGTCGATGTCGCTATTATTGAAATCGGTGGCACCATTGGTGACATCGAAGGCCAACCCTTCCTGGAGGCAATCCGTCAATTCCGGATCAATCACGGTCGTGAGAACGCACTATTTATCCATGTGACCTGGGTCCCCTACATCAAGACCGCCGGTGAGGTCAAGACCAAACCAACCCAACACAGCGTTAAAGAACTGCGAGCCATCGGCATCCAGCCCGACATCCTGCTCTGCCGCACAGAAAGCCAGCTCTCGAAAGATATCAAGGCCAAAATTGCCCTCTTCTGCAACGTAGACGCCAGCGATGTCATTACCGCCCAAGACGTGGACAGCATCTACGAAGTCCCGATCCGTTTCCGCCAGGAAGGTCTCGACGAAAAAATCTTAAAGCACCTCAACATCTGGACAGGCGCTCCCCGCCTCGACAACTGGGAACAACTACTCGACAAGATCAAGAACCCGACCCACCAGATCACTATTGGGATCATCGGCAAGTATGTCGATCTCACCGAATCATACAAGAGCCTGCACGAAGCGTTAGTCCACGGAGGTGTTGCCAATGACACCCGGGTCAACCTTCGATACGTCAGCGCAGAAGAACTCGAACAACGCAAGGCCGAAGACCTGCTGGAGGGACTGGACGGAATTCTTGTTCCCGGCGGCTTCGGCAAACGAGGCGTTGAGGGCAAGATCAACGCCATCACCTACGCTCGTATCAACAAAATACCATTCTTCGGGATCTGCCTTGGTATGCAACTGGCGGTAATTGAATTTGCCCGCAACCTTGCCGGCATGGCTGATGCCACCAGTAATGAATTTTCCCAAGACACCAAGCACCCAGTTATCTATTTGATGAAAGAGTGGTTTGATTATCGCAACGACACAATCCAGGTCCGCGACGAAACTTCGGACATGGGAGGCACACTCCGCCTGGGCGCATACCCCTGCCGGATGCAGGAAGGCACCTTTGCTCGAAAAGCCTATGGCGTTGAGGCCATCAGTGAACGTCATCGTCACCGCTTCGAATTCAACAACGATTTCCGAGAACAGTTAGTAACCACCGGTCTGATCATCAGCGGCACCTCTCCGGACGACACCCTGGTGGAAATTGTTGAGATAGCCGATCATCCATGGTTTCTTGGCTGCCAGTTTCATCCGGAGTTCAAGTCATCACCCATGAATCCCCACCCACTGTTCCGTGACTTCATTAAAGCCGCCTTGGAAAAACACCAAAACACATGA
- a CDS encoding 3-deoxy-8-phosphooctulonate synthase, translated as MNSVKITNTIEVGPGRPFLLLAGPCVLESEAMAIQVATTLADVCSRLNISYIFKASYDKANRTSLQSFRGPGLKEGMKIFAKIKALGIPVVSDVHEISQVAEVSPTLDLIQIPAFLCRQTDLLVAAAHSGKAISLKKGQFMSPWDMEFAVRKIKESGNSNLLLLERGVCFGYNNLVVDMRSFPVLRDLGCPVIYDATHSVQLPGGAGGCSGGQRQFIPPLARAAVACGIDGIFMEVHPTPDLALCDGPNSMPLDQVEPLLRQLLAIHHVVNA; from the coding sequence ATGAACTCCGTTAAAATTACCAACACCATCGAGGTCGGCCCTGGCCGGCCTTTTTTATTACTCGCCGGCCCTTGTGTCCTCGAATCAGAGGCTATGGCTATCCAAGTCGCAACAACATTGGCCGACGTATGCTCCCGACTCAACATTTCCTACATCTTCAAGGCCTCTTACGACAAGGCGAACCGCACCTCACTCCAATCATTCCGGGGTCCGGGGCTAAAAGAGGGGATGAAGATATTTGCCAAGATCAAGGCGCTCGGCATCCCGGTAGTCTCAGACGTCCATGAGATCTCACAAGTAGCAGAAGTCAGCCCGACCTTAGATCTCATTCAAATCCCGGCATTTCTCTGCCGTCAAACCGATTTGCTGGTTGCTGCCGCCCACTCAGGCAAGGCTATCTCACTAAAAAAAGGCCAATTCATGTCACCTTGGGACATGGAGTTCGCCGTAAGAAAAATTAAGGAATCAGGCAACTCCAACCTCCTTCTCCTCGAACGCGGGGTCTGCTTCGGCTACAACAACCTTGTGGTAGATATGCGCTCATTCCCGGTTCTTAGAGATCTTGGTTGCCCGGTCATCTACGACGCCACCCACAGCGTACAGCTGCCCGGCGGGGCTGGCGGTTGTTCAGGCGGCCAACGCCAGTTTATTCCACCTTTAGCCAGAGCAGCTGTCGCCTGTGGTATCGACGGTATCTTCATGGAGGTTCACCCAACTCCGGACCTTGCCTTGTGCGATGGCCCCAACTCGATGCCGCTGGATCAGGTAGAGCCACTGCTGCGCCAACTTTTAGCCATCCATCACGTGGTAAACGCATGA